From the genome of Aspergillus fumigatus Af293 chromosome 1, whole genome shotgun sequence, one region includes:
- a CDS encoding 60S ribosomal protein eL15: protein MGALKYVEEIQKKKQSDVIRFLLRVRCWELRQLNAIHRASRPSRPDKARRLGYKAKQGYVIYRVRVRRGGRKRPVPKGATYGKPTNMGVNQLKYQRALRATAEERVGRRCANLRVLNSYWINQDSTYKYYEVILVDPQHKAIRRDPRINWICNAVHKHRESRGLTATGKKSRGINKGHRYNNTRAGRRHTWKIHNTQSYWRYR from the exons ATGGGTGCCCTCAAGTACGTGGAAGAGAtccaaaagaagaagcagtccGACGTGATTCGCTTCCTGCTGCGTGTCCGTTGCTGGGAG CTCCGTCAACTGAACGCTATCCACCGTGCTTCCCGTCCTTCTCGCCCCGACAAGGCTCGTCGTCTCGGCTACAAGGCCAAGCAGGGCTATGTTATCTACCGTGTCCGTGTGAGACGTGGTGGCCGCAAGAGGCCTGTGCCCAAGGGTGCCACCTACG GCAAGCCCACAAACATGGGTGTTAACCAGCTCAAGTATCAGCGTGCTCTGCGTGCCACCGCTGAGGAGCGTGTCGGTCGTCGCTGCGCCAACTTGCGTGTCCTGAACTCCTACTGGATCAACCAGGACTCCACCTACAAGTACTACGAGGTCATCCTCGTTGACCCCCAACACAAGGCTATTCGCCGCGATCCCCGCATCAACTGGATCTGCAACGCTGTCCACAAG CACCGCGAGAGCCGTGGTCTCACTGCCACCGGCAAGAAGTCCCGTGGTATCAACAAGGGTCACCGCTACAACAACACCCGTGCTGGCCGCCGTCACACCTGGAAGATCCACAACACCCAGAGCTACTGGAGATACCGTTAG
- a CDS encoding PSP1 family protein — translation MATSSEKSTQESKPADPPAVSNASVRLEKTHPGVRRSTPDSEALASSDDDVDHSHLQSTSAAVSAPKPTRRTSWLNEIPLNMPRKVSLTTGSLISGTGASNPTSPATDHTGWPSGTSPGLSSPMNWNHVGNSSFTWGTGIWNSESRKEPPPRLSEIVPSPTMSNASAANNYFSDELLSPTARTTSGESAIPFSIPLHPTPKTYRSQSYSVGQMDPEYLNTMANKSAAPFSGGRVRNAGQYSALQHRSSRPSLLGELGHDPATLGRVCEDDDDGGSGNSSDGSLNAYSANQARTIEQLSRENAILRQAAGQLDNRLRDRAMSSASTASGYAVGSNLRNLHRIRGTVPEETDLAVEDLDEVGDMTGYSNIHSSLRRRFSEHSGNLEKQLPSTLNPLENRALESIRKANWQTSLGFGSLADIPQSRRHSFADIPIRHASVSGDSQVATTSRAGMGDREDHLANISDSSLSNAQSQNREYHRLHMASRPEEHEMEMEYLRARQFAESYFARDQALRVAEGPSAVPTSLHQAYTMPNAYGRHQSGLAHGHQNQLLYIVTFKCHRADVFYIQEDTGLQVKPGDLVIVEADRGTDLGTIQHANVSLQRARELKQQYAEEHYKWLMMFSRQGQNGTANVTGSVPALSGRSTIGGMGPHGPHGVQDLAGDIKPKLIKRLAQNHEILTLRDKEGNEAKAKRVCQQKVAEHRLNMEILDAEFQMDWKKLTFYYFADSYINFNSLVTDLFKIYKTRIWMSAINPASFVTPPTAGLPPPGGVANADGRVYGAARDGMDVGRDTVGNKIGPLRSTYIDPYQSFPHGARQPESGLGELAPSADPFSPYPPNAYGGTLDTSYVDYAAHSPGVGSGPSRVHNAPNDWTTRFQGLSLGS, via the exons ATGGCCACATCGTCTGAAAAGTCCACGCAGGAATCCAAACCTGCCGACCCACCAGCAGTGTCCAATGCGTCAGTCAGGCTTGAAAAAACCCATCCTGGAGTCCGTCGCTCGACTCCCGATTCGGAAGCTCTGGCATCCTCAGATGACGACGTAGACCACTCGCATCTGCAGTCGACATCTGCAGCTGTTTCTGCACCAAAACCTACTCGCCGTACTTCATGGCTGAACGAGATTCCTCTTAATATGCCGAGAAAGGTGTCTTTGACTACTGGTTCCTTGATTTCAGGCACTGGTGCCTCTAACCCGACCAGTCCCGCAACCGACCACACCGGCTGGCCTTCAGGGACAAGTCCTGGATTGAGCAGCCCGATGAACTGGAACCACGTCGGAAACAGTTCGTTCACATGGGGCACAGGCATTTGGAATTCTGAATCCAGAAAAGAGCCGCCACCCCGACTCTCAGAGATTGTCCCGTCGCCTACGATGTCTAATGCGTCTGCTGCTAACAACTATTTTTCGGATGAGTTGTTGAGTCCCACTGCCCGCACTACATCTGGAGAGTCGGCGATACCGTTCTCTATCCCGCTTCACCCCACCCCAAAGACCTATCGCTCGCAGTCTTACTCTGTGGGGCAGATGGATCCAGAGTACTTGAACACGATGGCCAATAAGTCGGCGGCACCGTTTTCAGGTGGGCGTGTTCGGAATGCTGGACAATACTCCGCGCTGCAACACCGATCGTCTCGGCCAAGCCTCCTTGGAGAACTCGGTCATGACCCTGCCACTCTTGGTCGGGTTtgtgaggatgatgacgatggcggTAGCGGTAACAGTTCCGACGGTAGTCTCAACGCTTATTCGGCGAACCAGGCCCGCACAATTGAGCAACTCTCACGGGAGAATGCAATTCTGCGTCAGGCTGCAGGTCAATTGGATAACAGACTTAGAGATCGCGCCATGTCCTCTGCTTCCACTGCCAGTGGGTATGCAGTTGGTAGCAACTTGCGCAACCTCCATCGAATTCGCGGTACCGTCCCCGAGGAAACAGATCTTGCTGTGGAGGATCTCGACGAAGTGGGCGACATGACCGGTTATAGCAACATTCACAGCAGCCTGCGTAGAAGGTTTTCCGAGCATTCGGGTAACCTCGAGAAGCAGCTGCCTTCCACTCTCAACCCTCTTGAGAACCGTGCGCTGGAAAGTATTCGTAAGGCGAATTGGCAGACTTCTCTTGGATTTGGCAGCCTCGCCGATATTCCTCAGAGCAGGCGACACTCGTTTGCAGATATTCCCATTCGGCACgcttctgtttctggcgACTCTCAAGTAGCGACCACTTCCCGGGCTGGAATGGGAGATCGGGAAGACCACCTTGCGAATATCAGTGATAGTTCCCTTTCAAATGCCCAAAGCCAGAATCGTGAGTATCACCGTCTGCATATGGCTTCTCGTCCCGAGGAACATGAAATGGAAATGGAATATTTACGAGCTCGTCAATTTGCAGAATCCTACTTTGCTCGCGACCAAGCTCTTCGTGTTGCCGAAGGACCCTCTGCAGTTCCTACTTCGCTTCACCAGGCTTATACGATGCCAAACGCTTACGGCCGCCATCAGTCTGGTCTTGCACATGGCCATCAGAATCAGCTTCTGTATATCGTGACTTTTAAGTGCCACCGTGCTGACGTTTTCTACATCCAAGAAGACACTGGCTTGCAGGTGAAACCCGGTGACTTGGTTATTGTTGAAGCGGATCGTGGCACGGATTTAGGCACTATCCAGCATGCAAATGTATCCTTGCAGAGAGCCCGGGAGCTGAAACAGCAGTATGCAGAGGAACACTACAAATGGCTGATGATGTTCTCTCGGCAAGGCCAGAACGGAACTGCGAACGTGACTGGGAGTGTTCCAGCCTTGAGTGGAAGAAGCACTATCGGTGGCATGGGTCCTCATGGTCCGCATGGTGTGCAGGATTTAGCAGGAGATATCAAGCCTAAACTCATCAAGAGACTTGCGCAGAACCACGAGATCCTGACGCTCCGCGACAAAGAGGGCAACGAAGCGAAAGCGAAGCGTGTTTGTCAGCAGAAAGTTGCCGAGCACAGACTCAACATGGAGATTCTTGATGCCGAATTTCAAAT GGATTGGAAGAAACTCACTTTCTATTACTTTGCGGATTCGTACATCAACTTCAACTCTCTTGTGACTGATCTCTTCAAGATCTACAAGACCAGGATCTGGATGTCAGCAATCAATCCAGCATCCTTTGTGACTCCGCCAACTGCTGGCTTGCCACCTCCGGGAGGTGTTGCAAATGCCGACGGCCGAGTGTACGGCGCAGCTCGAGACGGTATGGATGTTGGCAGAGACACGGTGGGCAATAAGATTGGCCCCCTCCGCAGCACCTACATAGATCCTTATCAGTCTTTTCCCCATGGTGCCCGACAGCCTGAATCCGGCCTTGGTGAACTTGCACCCAGTGCCGATCCCTTCTCCCCATACCCACCAAACGCTTATGGTGGGACCTTAGACACCAGCTATGTCGACTATGCCGCGCATAGCCCAGGCGTGGGCAGTGGTCCGTCTCGAGTTCATAATGCGCCAAATGACTGGACCACCCGGTTCCAGGGTTTGTCACTTGGATCTTGA
- a CDS encoding HECT-type E3 ubiquitin-protein ligase — MPSRSAYNQPLPPTLNSSTVYPNAALLSSSAERSAQRHIHHDVPILPTMTGNPATSPPHHRGHSRSISHPFPSSFGGRRRNPNPGFIDSDSDDDDIEVTHLPDVLSSSPRKGSSRPLPGGESTSTGKCMTCNSTVRWPRGLKVFRCTECLTVNDLEPYTSKDSGGQGISGKDGMTGLSIPRKAVPLSVERTRSIIDNCVSSYLRRLLDAPMPHGLTPGNRSEKPLVMGQDENRAHTHDHGSGLLSEPRVDARARSSSASSKPGKPNWFNGASNPLKPTASSLAPHADVRSPRLRSRNNSDVQVPPKDERLPRQVGMPSERDIKDRPSHPYIFKPLEEYILASFKGCDSLNASFSTAQPPLLAENASPDHSAPKPKMESNEALSHAHPAFEIDAKTLLIGDLAENSSWWMNDGDPNYGLGHSHSKGKISNPSKAVTSRSPRINWSQLAEWYHLIMTAGSSWVERWTAMRPVDERGQEGHGWSKLWDSVDMRAIERDITESRLHLHRTFLKATENLVKRPRRPLHKPEEIRFLLILLVNPLIYPSSPSSPHVNLTQSQGGRRPSHPKESRERIPLRDARPSPKEQLGPSAPCSGPPGHHFGIVKRILGLMAHLPNDCHHYLVSWFSRLPTGQFERLVDLVGSFVTYRLSRQQGRKRSEAIENDNSLVPSFSSAAGNTPAELHAAINGRGPSKPAKDKRIKPVVYGDDWQIRAAARVMSLLFTANNTSAARKPDAAFGQEAGSLANRAAANRRGHKVPISAFYNTLLDYSDLVADFEAWESKMAKFSFCQYPYFLSIWAKIHIMEHDARRQMEVKAREAFFNSILSRKAISQYLVLKVRRDCLVDDSLRSVSEVVGSNQEEIKKGLRIEFVGEEGVDAGGLRKEWFLLLVREIFDPHHGLFLYDEDSRFCYFNPYCFESSEQFFLVGVLLGLAIYNSTILDIALPPFAFKKLLAAAPQTSGPQPSSARSNYRCTLDDLAEYRPALAKGLRALLEFDGDVADTFCYDFVAHVDRYGEAVAVPLCPGGETRPVTNANRREFVDLYVHYMLDTAVTRQFEPFKRGFFTVCGGNALSLFRPEEIELLVRGSDEALDVASLRAVATYDNWSHPRPENIPVVRWFWEFFENTDPQAQRKILSFITGSDRIPAMGATSLTIRLACLGDDASRYPIARTCFNTLGLYRYPTREKLERMLWEAVGNSEGFGLK; from the exons ATGCCGTCGCGGTCCGCGTATAACCAGCCTCTTCCCCCGACTCTGAACTCCTCAACTGTCTATCCCAACGCCgcccttctctcttcttcagcagagaGGAGTGCACAGCGCCACATCCATCACGATGTGCCGATCCTGCCGACGATGACCGGCAACCCGGCGACCTCGCCTCCCCACCATCGAGGTCATTCTCGTTCGATCAGTCACCCGTTTCCGTCCTCCTTTGGCGGCAGGAGACGCAACCCGAACCCGGGTTTCATAGACTCTGActccgacgatgacgacatTGAGGTGACGCATCTGCCCGATGTTCTTTCTAGTAGCCCCAGAAAAGGCTCCTCACGCCCGTTGCCGGGTGGAGAGTCGACCTCAACAGGGAAATGCATGACATGCAACTCTACTGTTCGCTGGCCGCGGGGTTTAAAGGTTTTTCGGTGCACGGAGTGTTTGACTGTAAATGATCTGGAACCGTACACTTCGAAGGATTCAGGGGGTCAAGGCATCTCAGGGAAGGATGGGATGACTGGTCTGTCCATACCAAGAAAAG CGGTTCCTCTCTCCGTCGAACGGACACGGTCAATAATCGATAATTGCGTTTCATCTTATTTGCGACGGCTTCTAGACGCGCCTATGCCTCACGGCCTCACACCAGGTAATCGATCTGAAAAGCCCTTGGTTATGGGTCAGGATGAAAATCGTGCGCATACTCATGACCATGGCTCCGGTCTACTGTCTGAACCGCGTGTGGATGCTCGAGCGCGCAGTTCGTCTGCGTCCAGTAAACCTGGGAAACCCAATTGGTTCAACGGCGCCTCAAATCCTTTGAAGCCTACGGCCAGCTCCTTGGCGCCACATGCGGACGTTAGGAGTCCTCGGCTACGTAGTCGCAACAACTCGGACGTGCAGGTTCCACCCAAAGACGAACGCTTGCCCCGCCAAGTAGGAATGCCGTCTGAACGGGACATCAAGGACCGACCCAGTCACCCTTACATCTTCAAGCCCCTAGAAGAGTACATACTAGCTTCATTCAAAGGCTGCGACAGTTTGAATGCGTCCTTTAGTACAGCACAGCCTCCCTTACTGGCCGAGAACGCCAGTCCTGATCATAGCGCCCCAAAACCGAAGATGGAGAGCAATGAGGCGCTCTCTCATGCGCATCCAGCTTTTGAGATCGACGCAAAGACCCTTTTGATTGGAGACCTAGCCGAAAATTCTTCTTGGTGGATGAATGACGGGGACCCAAACTATGGCCTCGGCCATTCACATTCGAAAGGGAAAATTTCAAATCCTTCCAAAGCAGTTACTTCTAGGAGCCCGCGGATCAATTGGTCCCAATTGGCAGAGTGGTATCATCTGATCATGACGGCTGGTTCGTCATGGGTCGAGCGCTGGACAGCCATGAGGCCGGTTGATGAGCgcggccaagaaggtcacGGGTGGAGCAAGCTATGGGACTCTGTGGACATGCGCGCGATTGAGAGAGATATTACAGAATCACGTCTACATCTTCACCGGACCTTTCTCAAAGCTACGGAAAATCTGGTCAAGCGGCCACGACGACCACTACACAAACCAGAAGAGATACGGTTTCTTCTGATACTCCTCGTTAATCCATTGATATACCCCTCAAGCCCTTCCTCGCCACATGTCAATCTCACCCAATCCCAAGGTGGCAGGCGGCCATCCCATCCAAAGGAGAGTCGTGAGAGGATACCGCTCCGTGATGCTAGACCTTCCCCCAAAGAACAATTGGGACCTTCTGCGCCTTGCAGTGGACCTCCAGGCCATCATTTTGGCATCGTCAAGCGCATACTGGGCTTAATGGCACACTTGCCCAACGATTGCCATCACTATCTCGTCTCCTGGTTTTCACGCCTTCCTACTGGACAGTTTGAAAGATTAGTGGACCTGGTGGGCAGCTTCGTGACTTACCGTCTTAGCCGGCAGCAAGGACGGAAACGCAGCGAGGCCATCGAAAATGATAACAGTCTAGTACCCAGCTTCAGTAGTGCAGCTGGGAATACTCCTGCGGAACTGCACGCTGCAATTAATGGTAGAGGCCCCAGCAAGCCAGCGAAAGACAAGCGGATTAAGCCCGTGGTGTACGGAGATGATTGGCAGATCCGGGCGGCAGCAAGAGTGATGTCTCTGCTATTCACAGCAAACAATACGAGTGCTGCTCGGAAGCCAGATGCAGCATTTGGCCAGGAAGCAGGCTCCTTGGCAAATAGAGCTGCGGCAAATCGCCGAGGACATAAGGTCCCGATCAGTGCCTTCTACAATACACTGCTGGATTATTCTGATCTTGTGGCGGATTTCGAAGCCTGGGAGTCAAAAATGGCCAAGTTCTCGTTTTGTCAATATCCTTACTTCCTCAGTATCTGGGCGAAAATACATATAATGGAGCATGACGCTCGTCGCCAGATGGAAGTCAAAGCTCGGGAGGCATTCTTCAATAGTATACTGAGTCGAAAGGCGATAAGTCAGTATCTCGTATTGAAGGTCCGGCGAGATTGTCTGGTTGACGACAGTCTTCGAAGTGTCAGCGAAGTGGTGGGTTCTAACCAAGAAGAGATAAAAAAGGGCCTCCGCATTGAGTTTGTTGGCGAAGAGGGTGTTGATGCGGGAGGACTTCGCAAAGAGTGGTTTCTTCTGCTTGTTCGGGAAATTTTTGACCCTCATCACG GACTCTTTCTGTATGACGAGGATTCCCGATTCTGCTATTTCAATCCCTACTGCTTCGAATCATCTGAGCAATTTTTCTTGGTTGGTGTGCTTCTTGGACTGGCTATCTATAATTCAACGATCCTAGACATTGCTCTTCCGCCGTTTGCCTTCAAAAAGCTGTTGGCAGCTGCTCCGCAGACCAGCGGGCCGCAACCTTCAAGTGCCCGGTCGAACTACAGATGTACTTTGGATGACCTGGCAGAGTACCGGCCTGCACTTGCCAAAGGACTCCGGGCTCTTTTGGAgtttgatggagatgttgccGATACATTCTGTTATGACTTTGTGGCCCACGTCGATCGTTATGGTGAGGCTGTTGCGGTGCCTCTCTGCCCTGGAGGCGAAACGAGACCGGTCACCAATGCGAATCGACGGGAATTCGTGGATTTGTATGTTCACTACATGCTAGACACAGCAGTCACTCGACAATTTGAGCCTTTCAAAAGAGGGTTCTTTACTGTGTGTGGCGGCAACGCGCTCTCGCTGTTCCGACCCGAGGAAATCGAGTTGCTTGTTCGCGGCTCGGACGAAGCGCTGGACGTCGCGTCGCTTCGAGCGGTTGCGACATACGACAATTGGTCTCATCCCCGGCCGGAGAACATTCCAGTTGTTCGGTGGTTCTGGGAATTCTTCGAGAATACCGATCCCCAGGCGCAGAGGAAGATTCTTTCGTTCATTACAGGCAGTGACCGGATACCGGCCATGGGGGCGACAAGTCTTACGATCCGGCTGGCGTGCCTCGGAGACGATGCGTCGCGGTATCCGATCGCACGAACGTGTTTCAACACGCTAGGCCTGTATCGATATCCCACGCGGGAAAAATTGGAGCGGATGCTCTGGGAAGCGGTGGGGAACAGCGAAGGGTTTGGACTGAAGTGA